In Leeia speluncae, a genomic segment contains:
- a CDS encoding PilZ domain-containing protein, producing MLDKLKAFSKNLNPLNKALETAMGIKTMPSAAAVSFFNEWLPQQEAILASPDKLQSLMSTAEPICKQHFIELSTELMKGQLTKLRVQLFSSSLTPFTEMLFQAHLRCVQGYKSSLLSMGGDAVSPHAGLIAWGTRKLQLEFVTTHQAKQMKWTEVYSCAPLILQNKLPTASLSAAKIELAHFCLLATGLVSELEVRRIEIVNRLARMLAPFLIFTPQRSNGLCYLLSPSLEQPPALIKPEDILTEAQLENAVFLDINRVLDELRALEHMIGQQETLPTKLNYDNTLHVTEVFVTIRQLRDKWMGKVNTRRHDRRQLDRAALIAYEFPAIRRKVAGTEEKNSLASRAFAMGLDDGRIIDISQSGVGITIRAAPWAKVGLAVSIQIEGSARWVVGIIRRITAQEAESSMLLGIEILSLTPESVRLVEAAKMSVWETTTNVAAFENIFGVWIPPSAQSHQQAMILLEQKQVSIGKSYGIYYKGQKSKIRIKDLVEMGDNFFRYDVDIEATESGKAESNQQLDF from the coding sequence ATGCTAGACAAGTTAAAAGCCTTTTCTAAAAACCTGAATCCGCTCAATAAAGCGCTTGAAACGGCCATGGGAATAAAAACCATGCCGTCTGCGGCAGCGGTCAGCTTTTTCAACGAATGGCTACCTCAACAAGAAGCAATCCTTGCTAGCCCAGACAAGCTACAGTCGCTAATGAGTACGGCAGAGCCCATCTGCAAACAACACTTCATCGAACTGTCGACAGAATTAATGAAAGGACAGTTAACCAAGTTACGTGTTCAACTGTTCTCGTCTTCTCTTACTCCCTTTACCGAAATGCTTTTCCAAGCCCATTTAAGATGTGTTCAGGGTTACAAAAGCAGTTTGTTATCAATGGGGGGAGATGCGGTTTCTCCACATGCCGGTTTAATTGCCTGGGGCACACGAAAACTTCAGCTAGAGTTTGTGACGACCCACCAAGCAAAGCAGATGAAGTGGACCGAGGTATATAGCTGCGCACCACTTATTCTGCAAAACAAGCTACCAACAGCATCACTCTCTGCTGCGAAAATTGAGCTAGCTCACTTCTGCCTATTAGCAACGGGGTTGGTCTCGGAACTAGAAGTAAGACGAATTGAGATTGTGAACCGCCTAGCGAGAATGCTTGCGCCATTCTTAATTTTCACACCGCAAAGAAGCAATGGTTTGTGTTACTTGCTCTCTCCTTCTTTAGAGCAACCGCCTGCATTAATTAAACCAGAAGACATTCTCACGGAAGCGCAACTAGAAAACGCTGTTTTTCTAGATATTAATCGTGTGCTAGATGAACTCCGCGCCTTAGAGCACATGATTGGTCAGCAAGAAACGTTGCCCACCAAACTCAACTATGACAATACACTGCATGTAACAGAGGTGTTCGTTACCATTCGTCAGTTAAGAGACAAATGGATGGGCAAGGTAAATACGCGTCGCCATGATCGGCGCCAATTAGACCGTGCAGCACTCATTGCATATGAGTTCCCTGCCATTCGCCGCAAAGTAGCAGGTACAGAAGAAAAGAATAGCTTAGCTAGCCGCGCATTTGCCATGGGCTTAGACGATGGTCGGATTATCGACATTAGCCAAAGCGGTGTCGGGATTACCATCCGTGCGGCACCGTGGGCTAAAGTGGGCTTGGCCGTTAGCATTCAGATTGAAGGAAGTGCCCGTTGGGTAGTCGGCATTATTCGCCGAATTACTGCCCAAGAAGCAGAAAGCAGCATGTTGCTGGGGATAGAGATTTTATCGCTCACCCCGGAATCAGTCCGATTGGTGGAAGCAGCCAAAATGTCGGTGTGGGAAACCACCACCAATGTGGCTGCGTTCGAGAACATTTTTGGGGTTTGGATTCCACCAAGCGCTCAGAGTCATCAGCAAGCGATGATTCTACTAGAGCAAAAACAAGTCTCCATCGGCAAATCTTACGGGATTTATTACAAAGGCCAAAAGAGTAAGATTCGCATTAAAGACTTGGTAGAAATGGGTGACAACTTCTTCCGGTACGATGTAGATATTGAGGCTACTGAAAGTGGTAAAGCAGAATCGAACCAGCAACTAGACTTCTAA
- a CDS encoding ABC transporter permease → MKFSFQRWLGILIKEFIQLRRDKLTFGMVIGIPIIQLLLFGFAINSDPKHLPTVSVVAEPGPMSRSYLAAISQSGYFDLKGDVSPKEAERLLASGEAQFAIHFPVGFEKDLIRGKTPSILVETDATDPMAIGGATSVLNKLGADVLAPDLPGRRLTSAPLLELRLHRRYNAEGITAYNVVPGLCGVILTMTMVMMTSLAMTRERERGTFENLLATPATPLEVMTGKIIPYVLIGLVQVTLILLAAYWLFHVPMVGNLVLLYAVILLFICANLTLGITFSSLARNQLQAMQMTFFFFLPSMLLSGFMFPFRGMPEWAQWVGNLLPLTHFLILVRGILLKGNELALLWGHIWPIVAFMVVIMLLGLKTYRKTLD, encoded by the coding sequence ATGAAGTTTTCTTTCCAGCGCTGGCTAGGGATTCTGATTAAAGAGTTTATCCAGCTTCGGCGCGATAAGCTCACCTTTGGCATGGTCATTGGTATTCCGATTATTCAGTTATTACTGTTTGGATTTGCGATTAATTCAGACCCCAAGCACTTACCAACCGTCTCGGTGGTGGCAGAACCTGGCCCGATGAGCCGTAGCTACTTAGCGGCGATTTCGCAGAGTGGGTACTTTGATCTAAAAGGGGATGTATCCCCAAAAGAAGCAGAACGCCTACTAGCAAGTGGGGAAGCACAGTTTGCGATTCATTTTCCGGTGGGTTTCGAAAAAGACTTAATTCGCGGCAAAACACCCAGTATTTTAGTAGAAACCGACGCGACCGACCCGATGGCTATTGGCGGTGCGACCTCGGTACTCAATAAGTTAGGTGCTGATGTATTAGCGCCAGACCTACCCGGCAGACGGCTGACCAGCGCACCGCTATTAGAATTACGCTTACATCGACGATACAACGCCGAAGGCATTACCGCCTATAACGTGGTGCCCGGTTTATGCGGGGTGATTCTCACCATGACGATGGTGATGATGACGTCTCTTGCCATGACGCGTGAACGCGAGAGGGGGACATTCGAGAATTTACTTGCCACCCCTGCTACCCCGCTAGAAGTCATGACCGGCAAGATTATCCCGTATGTGCTGATTGGTTTAGTGCAAGTCACTCTCATTTTACTGGCGGCGTATTGGTTATTTCATGTGCCAATGGTGGGGAATCTGGTGTTGCTATATGCAGTGATTTTGCTATTTATTTGCGCCAATTTAACGCTAGGCATTACCTTTAGCTCGCTAGCACGAAACCAGCTGCAAGCCATGCAGATGACTTTCTTCTTTTTTCTGCCATCCATGCTGCTATCTGGCTTTATGTTTCCGTTTCGGGGGATGCCAGAATGGGCGCAATGGGTGGGGAACTTACTTCCCCTTACCCACTTTCTGATCTTGGTACGCGGTATTTTGCTAAAAGGTAATGAGTTGGCGCTCCTGTGGGGTCACATTTGGCCCATCGTTGCCTTTATGGTGGTGATCATGTTGCTGGGGTTAAAAACCTACCGCAAAACCTTAGACTAG
- a CDS encoding bifunctional nicotinamide-nucleotide adenylyltransferase/Nudix hydroxylase, translated as MLDYIIYIGRFQPFHVGHLATVQKALELADKLIVVCGSARRSKSYELPWSVEERESMLRACLTAEQQNRVYCVGVSDRMYNDQQWVTEVQNAVDKVIAVDTASLGSRPASFRIGMIGSQLGLDTGYLDFFPQWKRISTDEVPGPNANAIRHAFFEGGECFAPFETLIPPPVLSYLQDFQQTPAYDNLASEYRFIHQYKAAWRAAPYPPTFVTVDAVVIHSGHILLVRRRAQPGKGLWALPGGFVEQHERLKDGVIRELREETRLKVPEPVLAGSIRTSRVFDHPERSLRGRTITHAFLFELAPTQEGLPKVKGSDDADKASWVPLSHFSRMESELFEDHFYIVNWFLGQI; from the coding sequence ATGCTCGATTACATTATCTATATTGGCCGGTTTCAGCCATTTCACGTTGGTCATTTAGCTACCGTGCAAAAAGCGTTGGAGTTGGCCGATAAGCTGATTGTGGTCTGCGGTTCGGCACGTCGCTCGAAAAGCTACGAACTGCCTTGGTCGGTTGAAGAGCGCGAATCCATGCTTCGTGCTTGCCTAACGGCGGAACAGCAAAACCGTGTGTATTGCGTCGGTGTGTCTGATCGGATGTATAACGATCAGCAATGGGTGACCGAAGTACAAAACGCGGTAGACAAGGTGATTGCAGTGGATACCGCCAGTTTGGGTAGTCGACCAGCGAGCTTCCGGATCGGGATGATTGGTTCTCAGCTTGGTTTGGATACCGGGTATCTGGACTTCTTCCCTCAATGGAAACGTATTAGTACTGACGAAGTACCCGGCCCGAACGCCAATGCCATTCGCCATGCTTTCTTTGAAGGGGGAGAGTGTTTTGCCCCGTTCGAGACCTTGATTCCGCCACCGGTACTATCGTATTTGCAGGATTTTCAGCAAACGCCTGCCTACGACAACCTCGCCTCCGAATACCGGTTTATTCACCAATATAAAGCCGCGTGGCGTGCAGCCCCTTATCCGCCGACGTTTGTGACGGTAGATGCGGTCGTGATTCACTCAGGCCATATTTTATTGGTGCGCCGCCGTGCGCAGCCGGGTAAAGGCTTGTGGGCGTTGCCCGGTGGGTTTGTAGAACAGCACGAGCGGCTTAAAGACGGTGTGATTCGCGAATTACGTGAAGAAACGCGTCTAAAAGTACCAGAGCCCGTCTTGGCTGGTTCTATCCGGACTTCGCGCGTGTTTGATCATCCGGAGCGTAGCCTGCGTGGTAGAACCATTACTCATGCTTTCCTTTTCGAGCTAGCACCAACGCAAGAAGGGCTTCCGAAAGTGAAGGGCAGCGATGACGCAGACAAAGCGAGTTGGGTGCCGTTGTCTCACTTTTCAAGGATGGAGAGCGAGTTGTTTGAAGACCACTTCTATATTGTGAACTGGTTCTTAGGGCAGATTTAA
- a CDS encoding ABC transporter ATP-binding protein: MSDHELIIDVQGLNKRFGDRHVVKDLTLQVEKGQIYGFLGPNGSGKTTSIRMLCGLLTPDSGQGHCLGLDVIQQSAEIKRQVGYMTQKFSLWEDLSIRENLEFVGRLFEVRQRRQKVDETLETLGLTSRQHQLAGTLSGGWKQRLALASCLLHSPKLLLLDEPTAGVDPQARREFWEEIHRLSAEGITVLVSTHYMDEAERCHRLAYIAYGDLLETGTVAEILARQQLCTWQIHGALSPEAILQLKQHPNVEHVTSFGNALHVSGKDADQLGMLLAPFTHLPDIRIEPIQPTLEDAFIHLMKSSQGGKA; this comes from the coding sequence ATGAGTGACCATGAACTCATCATTGATGTACAGGGGCTGAATAAACGGTTTGGTGATCGGCATGTCGTTAAAGATCTTACCCTGCAAGTAGAAAAAGGTCAGATTTACGGTTTTCTGGGGCCAAATGGCAGTGGAAAAACCACCTCTATCCGAATGCTATGTGGCCTGCTGACACCGGATAGCGGGCAAGGTCATTGCCTGGGACTGGATGTGATTCAGCAAAGTGCAGAAATTAAGCGCCAAGTAGGTTACATGACGCAGAAGTTCTCGCTGTGGGAAGACTTGAGTATTCGCGAGAATCTGGAGTTTGTAGGGAGATTGTTTGAAGTTCGCCAACGCAGACAGAAAGTAGATGAAACCCTAGAAACGCTAGGGCTGACCAGCCGCCAGCACCAGCTAGCCGGCACATTATCTGGCGGATGGAAGCAACGTTTGGCCTTGGCATCTTGCCTGCTGCACTCACCCAAGTTACTGCTATTAGATGAACCCACGGCAGGGGTAGACCCGCAAGCCAGGCGGGAGTTCTGGGAAGAAATACACCGATTATCAGCAGAAGGCATCACGGTACTGGTGTCGACCCACTATATGGATGAAGCAGAGCGGTGCCACCGCTTGGCTTACATTGCCTATGGTGATTTATTAGAGACTGGCACCGTGGCAGAAATTTTAGCTCGGCAGCAGCTTTGTACTTGGCAGATTCATGGCGCGCTATCGCCCGAAGCTATTTTGCAACTGAAGCAACATCCAAATGTAGAACACGTCACCAGCTTTGGTAATGCGCTGCATGTGAGTGGGAAAGATGCGGATCAGCTTGGCATGCTACTCGCGCCATTCACACACCTGCCAGATATTCGTATTGAGCCAATACAACCCACGTTGGAAGATGCCTTTATCCATCTCATGAAGTCTAGTCAGGGAGGGAAAGCATGA
- the nadA gene encoding quinolinate synthase NadA: protein MAKVVTLAHYYTTPEIQQMADKVGDSLELSLFARDAEADIIVFAGVRFMAETAKILNPNATVILPDRGSTCSLVEQTDVTALKAWREAHPDHVHVSYINSSAEHKALSDWIVTSRNVDDIIAHLYAEGKKVIFSPDRNMGAYLNFQYGYDMPLWSAVCEVHDKFNQQALDEGFASVGDLPSYLIAHPESPLPVLQQADYVGSTSGMLNWVKAFDKAPNSVIFVATEDGILYNMKLARPELDIRQAPIYAGCQCNQCPYMKLNTIEAVKRAQAGHGIEIDYLTPAAIEAARLPIERMLAFSEQHYKLNAAPVVVKEAVPA from the coding sequence ATGGCCAAGGTTGTTACACTTGCCCATTACTACACCACCCCTGAAATCCAGCAAATGGCGGATAAGGTGGGTGATAGTCTTGAACTTTCCCTGTTTGCTCGCGATGCCGAAGCCGATATTATCGTGTTTGCTGGCGTGCGCTTCATGGCAGAAACTGCCAAAATTTTGAATCCAAACGCGACCGTGATATTGCCGGATCGTGGATCTACCTGCTCACTGGTCGAACAAACCGATGTGACTGCGCTAAAAGCTTGGCGCGAAGCGCATCCAGATCACGTGCATGTGTCTTATATTAATTCTTCTGCCGAACACAAAGCACTGTCAGACTGGATTGTGACCAGCCGCAATGTGGACGACATCATTGCCCATCTGTACGCAGAGGGTAAAAAAGTGATTTTCTCGCCAGACCGCAACATGGGCGCGTACCTAAACTTCCAATACGGTTACGATATGCCGTTATGGTCTGCCGTGTGCGAAGTACACGACAAATTCAACCAGCAAGCGTTAGATGAAGGCTTCGCTAGCGTAGGTGATTTGCCATCTTACCTAATTGCCCACCCAGAAAGCCCATTGCCAGTATTGCAACAGGCAGATTATGTTGGCTCTACCTCTGGTATGCTCAACTGGGTAAAAGCGTTCGATAAAGCACCAAATAGCGTGATCTTTGTCGCGACCGAAGATGGCATCTTGTACAACATGAAGTTGGCTCGTCCAGAATTGGATATTCGCCAAGCACCAATCTACGCGGGTTGCCAGTGTAACCAGTGCCCGTACATGAAGCTAAATACCATCGAAGCAGTCAAACGCGCGCAAGCTGGTCACGGTATCGAGATCGATTACCTGACACCTGCAGCGATCGAAGCGGCTCGTCTGCCAATCGAACGCATGCTAGCTTTCTCTGAACAACACTACAAACTAAATGCAGCACCGGTAGTGGTCAAAGAAGCGGTGCCTGCGTAA
- a CDS encoding HlyD family secretion protein — protein MLSTFKNTALANLIILSGVFLVACQQQEQNSITGYIEGDYTYLSTASSGFVSEAPVSRGQAVIAGQPLFKVDTAPEDEGLAQANAQVDAAKNQVKNLQAAKRETEIAALMANLTSAKAALQLAEIEYKRQSSLLSQKFVSASVVDAAKSNRDQAKATVSALQAQIATYRSPIGRTGEVGAATANVSSAESVVRQKAWLVAHQSATAPQNGLVSEVFYQPGEWVNAGSPVVRFLADNKRLIRFYIPEALRTKYQTGQVISVTCDGCGQPISATVRFISASAEYTPPVIYSEQSRSRLVFRAEATISGNRTALPLGLPVSIKAANHE, from the coding sequence ATGCTTAGCACTTTCAAAAATACCGCACTGGCGAACCTAATCATCCTTAGTGGTGTGTTCCTCGTTGCCTGCCAACAACAAGAACAAAACTCCATAACTGGTTACATTGAGGGGGATTACACCTATTTATCTACGGCCTCTTCTGGATTTGTTTCTGAAGCGCCCGTGTCTCGCGGGCAGGCGGTGATAGCTGGGCAGCCGCTATTTAAGGTAGATACGGCTCCAGAAGATGAAGGTTTGGCGCAGGCGAATGCGCAGGTGGATGCAGCGAAGAATCAGGTCAAGAATTTGCAGGCGGCCAAGCGTGAAACGGAAATTGCGGCGTTGATGGCTAATTTGACATCTGCGAAAGCCGCGTTGCAGTTGGCAGAGATTGAATACAAGCGTCAGTCTAGTTTGCTTAGTCAGAAATTTGTTTCTGCTTCTGTTGTTGATGCTGCAAAGAGTAATCGCGATCAGGCAAAAGCGACAGTGAGTGCTTTACAGGCACAAATAGCAACTTACCGCTCCCCCATTGGTAGAACCGGAGAAGTAGGGGCGGCAACGGCGAATGTTTCTTCAGCCGAGTCGGTAGTTCGTCAAAAGGCGTGGTTAGTGGCGCACCAGTCGGCCACTGCGCCTCAAAACGGTTTGGTGAGTGAGGTGTTTTATCAGCCCGGCGAATGGGTGAATGCGGGTTCTCCGGTTGTACGCTTTTTGGCAGATAACAAGCGGTTAATTCGATTCTATATTCCGGAAGCTCTACGAACAAAGTATCAGACGGGCCAAGTGATTTCTGTAACTTGTGATGGGTGTGGCCAGCCGATTTCTGCGACCGTACGTTTTATTTCTGCATCCGCAGAATATACGCCCCCCGTGATTTACAGCGAACAAAGCCGGTCTCGATTGGTGTTTCGGGCGGAGGCAACGATTTCTGGTAATCGCACCGCTTTACCATTAGGTTTGCCGGTTAGCATCAAAGCGGCAAACCATGAGTGA